In Agromyces sp. SYSU T00194, a genomic segment contains:
- a CDS encoding D-arabinono-1,4-lactone oxidase, which translates to MTASGGTWRNWGRTERVRPQRVERPATPEAVQRAVQAAGRAGMRIKPVGASHSFSGIAVAPDVQLDLDDLSGLVDVDRAAVRATLLAGTRLFRVPALLAPHGLAMQNLGDIDRQSIAGATSTGTHGTGAAFGGLATRIAGARLVTGTGELLTVNEHEHPELLPAVRLGLGALGVLVELTIDLVPEFVLHASEAPAPLDEVLESWEERVAAADHFEFYWFPHTSTALTMTNTRMPGDAERRPQHPLARFVDDELVANGAVGAVSVLGRVAPPLTPSVAKVVERLLGTREWSDRSADVYASRRAVRFREMEYALPLAQVPEAFREVRSLIERRGWRVSFPIEVRAAAPDDVWLSTAYERPTGYIAVHRYFREDPTEYFAAVEEIMVAHGGRPHWGKMHTRDAAYLRQAYPRFDDFLAVRDRLDPDRRFANPYLDRVLGT; encoded by the coding sequence GTGACCGCGAGCGGCGGCACCTGGCGCAACTGGGGCCGCACCGAGCGCGTGCGGCCGCAGCGCGTCGAGCGCCCGGCGACCCCCGAGGCGGTGCAGCGCGCCGTGCAGGCGGCGGGCCGAGCGGGCATGCGCATCAAGCCGGTCGGCGCGAGCCACAGCTTCAGCGGCATCGCCGTGGCGCCCGACGTGCAGCTCGACCTCGACGACCTCTCGGGCCTGGTCGACGTCGACCGGGCCGCCGTGCGCGCGACCCTGCTCGCCGGCACGCGCCTGTTCCGGGTGCCCGCGCTGCTCGCGCCGCACGGCCTCGCGATGCAGAACCTCGGCGACATCGACCGGCAGTCGATCGCCGGAGCGACCTCCACCGGCACGCACGGCACCGGCGCCGCCTTCGGCGGACTCGCCACCCGCATCGCCGGTGCCCGGCTCGTCACCGGCACGGGCGAGCTGCTCACCGTGAACGAGCACGAGCACCCCGAGCTGCTGCCCGCCGTGCGGCTCGGCCTCGGCGCACTCGGCGTGCTCGTCGAACTCACGATCGACCTGGTGCCCGAGTTCGTGCTCCACGCGTCCGAGGCGCCCGCGCCCCTGGACGAGGTGCTCGAGTCGTGGGAGGAGCGAGTCGCGGCCGCCGACCACTTCGAGTTCTACTGGTTCCCGCACACCTCGACGGCGCTCACGATGACCAACACGCGGATGCCCGGCGACGCGGAACGCCGCCCGCAGCATCCGCTCGCCCGCTTCGTCGACGACGAGCTCGTCGCCAACGGCGCGGTCGGCGCCGTGAGCGTGCTGGGCCGCGTCGCCCCGCCGCTCACGCCCTCGGTGGCGAAGGTCGTCGAGCGCCTGCTCGGCACGCGCGAGTGGAGCGACCGCTCCGCCGACGTCTACGCCTCGCGCCGTGCCGTGCGGTTCCGCGAGATGGAGTACGCGCTGCCGCTCGCGCAGGTGCCCGAGGCCTTCCGCGAGGTGCGCTCGCTCATCGAGCGCCGCGGCTGGCGGGTGAGCTTCCCGATCGAGGTGCGCGCGGCCGCGCCCGACGACGTCTGGCTGTCGACCGCCTACGAGCGGCCCACCGGATACATCGCCGTGCACCGGTACTTCCGCGAGGACCCGACCGAGTACTTCGCGGCCGTCGAGGAGATCATGGTCGCCCACGGCGGCCGCCCGCACTGGGGCAAGATGCACACGCGCGACGCCGCGTACCTCCGGCAGGCGTACCCCCGGTTCGACGACTTCCTGGCGGTGCGCGACCGGCTCGACCCCGACCGCCGGTTCGCGAATCCGTACCTCGATCGGGTGCTCGGGACCTAG
- a CDS encoding LemA family protein, whose product MEWLIPVLIIVAIVLIVGIYLWATYNSLVTLNVRVDEAWSDITVQLKRRADLLPNLINTVKGYAAHEKGVFEAVTKARAETLSAQGPAEASAAENHMQQALKSIFAVAEAYPQLQASQNFLQLQAEIVDTEDKIQAARRFYNGGVRELNTKIKVFPNTLFVRGLGFHEREFFEVDEPAAIAEPPRVQF is encoded by the coding sequence ATGGAATGGCTGATCCCCGTCCTCATCATCGTCGCGATCGTCCTCATCGTGGGCATCTACCTGTGGGCGACGTACAACTCGCTGGTCACCCTGAACGTGCGCGTCGACGAGGCGTGGAGCGACATCACGGTCCAGCTCAAGCGCAGGGCCGACCTGCTCCCGAACCTGATCAACACGGTCAAGGGCTACGCCGCGCATGAGAAGGGCGTGTTCGAGGCCGTCACCAAGGCGCGCGCCGAGACCCTCTCCGCGCAGGGCCCGGCCGAGGCATCCGCCGCCGAGAACCACATGCAGCAGGCGCTGAAGTCGATCTTCGCGGTCGCCGAGGCGTACCCGCAGCTGCAGGCGAGCCAGAACTTCCTCCAGCTGCAGGCCGAGATCGTCGACACCGAGGACAAGATCCAGGCCGCGCGCCGCTTCTACAACGGTGGCGTGCGCGAGCTGAACACCAAGATCAAGGTCTTCCCGAACACCCTGTTCGTGCGGGGCCTCGGGTTCCACGAGCGCGAGTTCTTCGAGGTCGACGAGCCGGCGGCGATCGCCGAGCCCCCTCGCGTGCAGTTCTAG
- a CDS encoding M48 family metallopeptidase, with product MYRAIAKNKRNTVFIIILFLAIIGGLGWLAAYVYQSWAILVWTVLFSIGYAVFQYFMADRQALSMSGAVQVRSKADHPRLWRTVENLSIATGTPMPKVYIVNDPAPNAFATGRDPEHAIVAATTGLLDIMDDSELEGVMAHELGHVRNYDIRVSMIVFGLVVAVGFIADMFIRMAFFGRGNNQNPIVFVVGLVAMLIAPIVATVVQLAVSRQREYLADATGAMTTRHPEALARALEKLGAYGRPMRKQNSSMAHLWIADPMKPGVIDRLFATHPPIPERVERLRTMGGSF from the coding sequence ATGTACCGCGCGATCGCGAAGAACAAGCGCAACACCGTCTTCATCATCATCCTGTTCCTCGCCATCATCGGCGGGCTCGGATGGCTGGCCGCATACGTGTACCAGAGCTGGGCGATCCTCGTCTGGACGGTGCTGTTCTCGATCGGCTACGCCGTGTTCCAGTACTTCATGGCCGACCGGCAGGCGCTGTCGATGTCGGGCGCCGTGCAGGTGCGCTCGAAGGCCGATCACCCGCGCCTCTGGCGCACGGTCGAGAACCTGTCGATCGCGACCGGCACGCCCATGCCGAAGGTCTACATCGTGAACGACCCGGCGCCGAACGCGTTCGCGACCGGGCGCGACCCGGAGCACGCCATCGTCGCGGCCACCACGGGGCTGCTCGACATCATGGACGACTCCGAGCTCGAGGGCGTCATGGCGCACGAGCTGGGCCACGTGCGCAACTACGACATCCGCGTCTCGATGATCGTGTTCGGGCTCGTCGTCGCCGTGGGCTTCATCGCCGACATGTTCATCCGCATGGCGTTCTTCGGTCGCGGCAACAACCAGAACCCGATCGTCTTCGTCGTCGGCCTCGTCGCGATGCTGATCGCCCCGATCGTCGCCACGGTCGTCCAGCTGGCCGTCTCCCGGCAGCGCGAGTACCTCGCCGACGCCACCGGCGCGATGACCACCCGTCACCCCGAGGCCCTCGCTCGCGCCCTCGAGAAGCTCGGCGCCTACGGCCGGCCCATGCGCAAGCAGAACTCCTCGATGGCGCACCTCTGGATCGCCGACCCGATGAAGCCCGGCGTCATCGACCGCCTCTTCGCGACGCACCCGCCGATTCCCGAGCGGGTCGAGCGCCTGCGCACCATGGGCGGCTCGTTCTAG
- a CDS encoding TetR/AcrR family transcriptional regulator, with protein sequence MSAADRRDALVRAALRVVARRGLAQATTRAIVAEAGMSLASFHYAFASRDELVDALIAHVVGAEGAAILGDENPGAEVPGAEIPGADVGEVVRLGLRRYLDHLRQDPDAEQAMLELTQHALRDPARHDVARRQYAHYRELAEASLEVAAERARVTWTRPVADIAGLVVAMTDGITMTWLVTRDDAVAEAAIDLLAETVAAAARPTDPHAAPGASPETGAPQ encoded by the coding sequence ATGTCGGCCGCGGACCGCCGCGACGCGCTCGTTCGCGCCGCCCTGCGCGTCGTCGCCCGCCGGGGGCTCGCGCAGGCGACCACCCGTGCCATCGTCGCCGAGGCGGGCATGTCCCTGGCCAGCTTCCATTACGCCTTCGCCTCGCGCGACGAGCTCGTCGACGCGCTCATCGCCCACGTCGTGGGCGCCGAGGGTGCCGCGATCCTCGGCGACGAGAACCCCGGCGCCGAGGTTCCCGGCGCCGAGATCCCCGGCGCCGACGTCGGCGAGGTCGTGCGGCTCGGGCTCCGCCGCTACCTCGACCACCTCAGGCAGGACCCCGACGCCGAGCAGGCGATGCTCGAGCTCACCCAGCACGCCCTGCGCGATCCGGCCCGGCACGACGTCGCGCGCCGCCAGTACGCGCACTACCGCGAGCTCGCCGAGGCGTCGCTCGAGGTCGCGGCCGAACGCGCCCGCGTCACCTGGACCCGCCCGGTCGCCGACATCGCGGGGCTGGTCGTCGCCATGACCGACGGCATCACCATGACCTGGCTGGTGACCCGCGACGACGCGGTCGCCGAGGCCGCCATCGACCTGCTCGCCGAGACGGTCGCCGCCGCCGCCCGCCCCACCGACCCCCACGCTGCACCGGGCGCCTCGCCCGAGACGGGAGCACCCCAGTGA
- a CDS encoding alanine racemase translates to MTFDLAPRPDAVGRRPDAVRVAEELDGATTGLDAPLGALHLHALRWNAADLLRRANGVPIRVATKSIRSRAVIESLLAVPGFEGVMAYTLPEALWLASTIDDVLVGYPTAHRSAIRSLAIDPELARRVTLMVDSEAQLDVIDQVLAPSRREVVQVCLELDASWRVAGLGHVGVRRSPVRTPAQAGELAARIAARPGFRLVGVMSYEAQVAGVADGASGPTGAFIRWMRERSMAELRARRTAAVAEVAQHAELRFVNGGGTGSLELTTDDPAITELAAGSGLLAGHYFDGYAGFTPAPASAFALDVVRRPDRRHATLLGGGWIASGPAGPDRSPLPVRPAGLSLIEREGAGEVQTPVTGAAAAALRPGERVWFRHAKSGELSEHLDVLRVVHAGTVVDEVATYRGDGKTFL, encoded by the coding sequence GTGACCTTCGACCTCGCGCCCCGACCCGACGCCGTCGGCCGCCGACCCGATGCGGTGCGCGTCGCGGAGGAGCTCGACGGCGCGACGACGGGACTCGACGCCCCGCTCGGAGCGCTCCACCTCCACGCGCTGCGCTGGAACGCCGCAGACCTGCTCCGGCGCGCGAACGGCGTGCCGATCCGCGTGGCCACGAAGTCGATCCGCTCGCGGGCGGTGATCGAGTCGCTGCTCGCCGTGCCCGGCTTCGAGGGCGTCATGGCCTACACCCTCCCCGAGGCGCTCTGGCTCGCGAGCACCATCGACGACGTGCTCGTCGGGTACCCGACCGCGCACCGCTCCGCGATCCGCTCGCTCGCCATCGACCCCGAGCTGGCCCGCCGCGTGACGCTGATGGTCGACTCCGAGGCGCAGCTCGATGTCATCGACCAGGTGCTCGCGCCCTCGCGGCGCGAGGTCGTGCAGGTCTGCCTCGAGCTGGACGCCTCGTGGCGGGTCGCCGGGCTCGGCCACGTCGGCGTGCGGCGCTCGCCCGTGCGCACGCCCGCGCAGGCGGGCGAGCTCGCCGCGCGCATCGCGGCCCGGCCCGGGTTCCGGCTCGTCGGCGTCATGTCGTACGAGGCGCAGGTCGCGGGCGTCGCCGACGGGGCATCCGGCCCGACCGGTGCGTTCATCCGCTGGATGCGGGAGCGCTCCATGGCCGAGCTCCGCGCCCGGCGCACGGCAGCGGTGGCGGAGGTGGCGCAGCACGCGGAACTGCGCTTCGTGAACGGCGGCGGCACGGGTTCGCTCGAGCTGACGACCGACGACCCGGCCATCACCGAGCTCGCCGCGGGCAGCGGCCTGCTCGCCGGCCACTACTTCGACGGGTACGCCGGCTTCACGCCCGCGCCCGCGTCGGCGTTCGCCCTCGACGTCGTGCGACGACCCGACCGCCGCCACGCCACCCTGCTCGGCGGCGGCTGGATCGCCTCCGGTCCCGCCGGACCCGACCGCTCGCCGCTGCCGGTGCGCCCCGCGGGGCTGTCGCTCATCGAGCGCGAGGGCGCGGGGGAGGTGCAGACGCCCGTCACGGGCGCCGCCGCGGCCGCCCTGCGACCCGGCGAGCGCGTCTGGTTCCGCCACGCGAAGTCGGGGGAGCTCAGCGAGCACCTCGACGTGCTCCGCGTCGTGCACGCCGGCACCGTCGTCGACGAGGTCGCCACCTACCGCGGCGACGGGAAGACCTTCCTGTGA
- a CDS encoding winged helix-turn-helix domain-containing protein, whose amino-acid sequence MVDSVSPALARRIALAAQGFGRPRPDAPGTRQLRSVVDRLGLLQIDSVNVFERSHYLPALSRLGPYDRAGLDRLSHGRRGRLVEYWAHQAAFVPRELWPHFGFRRAAYLEKGSDWGGYVTENRSLSDWLLDELRANGPMRASEIEHDANERRGPWWGWSDVKRTLEWMFRTGEVVCVERVRFERVYALPEQALPGELLDASPPEDEQVRVLVERAASALGIATEADLADYWRMLQARVKPAIRELADAGVLLPVTVPGWGVNGRPGRAWLHADARRPRRVEAAALLSPFDPVVWFRPRTERLFDFHYRIEIYTPEPERVFGYYSLPLLVDEQVVGRVDLKADRKAGVLRVQSAWAEADAPEETAARLVPLLRDAAAWQGLDGIAVTGRGTLAPAVASELARA is encoded by the coding sequence ATGGTCGACTCCGTCTCGCCGGCGCTCGCGCGCCGCATCGCGCTCGCCGCGCAGGGCTTCGGCCGCCCGCGGCCCGACGCACCCGGCACCCGGCAGCTGCGCAGCGTGGTCGACCGGCTCGGGCTGCTCCAGATCGACTCGGTCAACGTGTTCGAGCGCAGCCACTACCTGCCGGCGCTCAGCCGACTCGGCCCGTACGACCGTGCCGGCCTCGACCGGCTCTCCCACGGCCGTCGCGGCCGGCTCGTCGAGTACTGGGCGCACCAGGCCGCGTTCGTGCCGCGCGAGCTGTGGCCGCACTTCGGGTTCCGTCGCGCCGCGTACCTCGAGAAGGGCAGCGACTGGGGCGGGTACGTCACGGAGAACCGGTCGCTGTCGGACTGGCTGCTCGACGAGCTGCGCGCGAACGGCCCGATGCGGGCGAGCGAGATCGAGCACGACGCCAACGAGCGGCGCGGGCCGTGGTGGGGCTGGTCCGACGTCAAGCGCACGCTCGAGTGGATGTTCCGCACCGGCGAGGTCGTGTGCGTCGAGCGGGTGCGGTTCGAGCGCGTCTACGCGCTGCCCGAACAGGCGCTGCCGGGCGAGCTGCTCGACGCGTCGCCGCCGGAGGACGAGCAGGTGCGCGTGCTCGTCGAGCGTGCCGCATCCGCCCTCGGCATCGCCACCGAGGCCGACCTCGCCGACTACTGGCGCATGCTGCAGGCCCGGGTGAAGCCCGCGATCCGCGAGCTGGCCGACGCCGGGGTGCTGCTGCCGGTGACCGTGCCCGGCTGGGGCGTGAACGGGCGGCCCGGCCGCGCCTGGCTGCACGCCGACGCGCGCCGTCCGCGTCGCGTGGAGGCGGCGGCGCTGCTGTCGCCGTTCGACCCGGTGGTGTGGTTCCGGCCGCGCACCGAGCGGCTGTTCGACTTCCACTACCGCATCGAGATCTACACGCCCGAGCCCGAGCGCGTGTTCGGCTACTACTCGCTGCCGTTGCTGGTCGACGAGCAGGTCGTCGGCCGCGTCGACCTCAAGGCCGACCGCAAGGCGGGCGTGCTGCGGGTGCAGTCGGCATGGGCCGAAGCGGATGCCCCCGAGGAGACCGCCGCCCGCCTCGTGCCGCTGCTGCGCGACGCCGCCGCCTGGCAGGGCCTCGACGGAATCGCGGTCACCGGCCGCGGCACGCTCGCGCCCGCGGTGGCATCCGAGCTCGCCCGCGCCTAG
- a CDS encoding Ig-like domain-containing protein, with product MHVEGHRTAADVAASVGVRGGGPRATVHGRRMPLRRRIALAASALALAAASALVAAPASAAPGDPPGLTPAIDAPADGSLVLDRTVTVTGTRPAGAQVTISNPSGGGPLCVVPAEPSTAWSCRVTLPDGPSVPIRASTDTAAGTASDEITVAVLGPPFVRVPSGATDGTVTGLAYPGAEVHVSDQTGGSCAATAGTSREWSCVLAGGSGAERQVRATQSTGFSAPRHSAASAPIAYRVDQSAPAAPFVGSPRDGTRLATGATTARGVGEPGAEVTLYEGGAQLCSTTVAGDGSWACAIRSLGDGSHVLTVLQSDAVGNISRPSALTLLVGDGAVAEEVGTGATDDPAADADGGTRATDGASSTDPTASPTPQIVVAAPFVDDGAPAAASDWSRATGLTTALPSAAATSALPWLGALLAAVVAILVVALPARLVPAGPGAARTAAHVAGRHHPADDYDHTPSVPVGRSAAIAACVVGAALLSLITTPVAGLATALRTLLAITIGLAIVNLVASVVPALVMRRVPPARARPVAAPWGLVLVAVASFLARVVGLEAIVLFGVVTGVRFDGHSPASVRGLVAVLRIAGLLALSGLAWIGVAALPSGTGATLTLATEVLTVVTLSGATSAAALLVPLPHSAGRAVMDRSPLAWGLLALVTGVLVALLLSMRYAESALPVIAPAIAAGLGVVTAVAAGVRLRRWVAERREAAPR from the coding sequence ATGCACGTCGAGGGGCACCGCACCGCGGCCGACGTCGCCGCGTCCGTCGGCGTGCGCGGCGGAGGCCCACGCGCCACGGTACACGGCAGGCGGATGCCCCTGCGCCGGCGCATCGCGCTCGCCGCGTCCGCCCTCGCGCTGGCCGCCGCATCCGCCCTCGTCGCCGCTCCCGCGAGCGCCGCACCCGGCGACCCGCCCGGACTCACCCCCGCGATCGACGCACCCGCCGACGGCAGCCTCGTGCTCGACCGCACCGTGACCGTGACCGGCACCCGACCGGCCGGCGCCCAGGTCACGATCTCGAACCCGAGCGGCGGCGGACCGCTCTGCGTGGTGCCCGCGGAGCCGTCGACCGCGTGGTCGTGCCGTGTGACGCTGCCCGACGGGCCGAGCGTGCCCATCCGCGCCTCGACCGACACCGCGGCGGGCACCGCGTCCGACGAGATCACCGTCGCCGTGCTCGGGCCGCCGTTCGTGCGCGTGCCGTCGGGCGCGACCGACGGCACCGTCACCGGCCTCGCCTACCCCGGGGCCGAGGTGCACGTGTCCGACCAGACCGGCGGCTCCTGCGCCGCCACCGCGGGCACCTCCCGCGAGTGGTCGTGCGTGCTCGCCGGCGGCAGCGGCGCCGAGCGACAGGTGCGGGCCACCCAGTCCACGGGCTTCAGCGCACCCCGTCACTCGGCGGCGAGCGCGCCCATCGCGTACCGGGTCGACCAGTCGGCGCCCGCTGCGCCGTTCGTCGGCAGCCCGCGCGACGGCACGCGCCTGGCCACGGGCGCGACCACGGCACGGGGCGTGGGCGAGCCCGGCGCGGAGGTCACCCTGTACGAGGGCGGCGCGCAGCTGTGCTCGACCACCGTGGCGGGCGACGGTTCGTGGGCCTGCGCGATCCGATCGCTCGGCGACGGATCGCACGTGCTCACCGTGCTGCAGTCCGACGCGGTCGGCAACATCAGCCGGCCGTCGGCGCTGACCCTGCTCGTCGGCGACGGTGCGGTCGCCGAGGAGGTCGGCACGGGGGCGACGGATGATCCGGCCGCCGACGCGGACGGCGGGACGCGCGCGACCGACGGCGCCTCCAGCACGGACCCGACCGCGTCGCCGACCCCGCAGATCGTGGTCGCGGCCCCGTTCGTCGACGACGGGGCGCCCGCCGCCGCGAGCGACTGGAGTCGTGCGACCGGGCTCACGACCGCGCTGCCCAGCGCAGCGGCGACGAGCGCCCTCCCCTGGCTCGGAGCCCTGCTCGCGGCGGTCGTGGCGATCCTGGTCGTCGCACTGCCGGCGCGCCTCGTGCCCGCGGGGCCCGGTGCCGCCCGCACCGCGGCGCACGTCGCCGGGCGCCACCACCCCGCAGACGACTACGACCACACGCCGTCGGTGCCCGTCGGGCGCAGCGCGGCCATCGCCGCGTGCGTGGTCGGTGCGGCGCTGCTGTCGCTCATCACCACGCCCGTCGCGGGCCTCGCGACGGCCCTGCGGACGCTGCTGGCCATCACGATCGGGCTCGCGATCGTCAACCTCGTGGCATCCGTCGTACCGGCGCTCGTCATGCGCCGGGTGCCGCCCGCCCGGGCGCGCCCCGTCGCCGCTCCGTGGGGCCTGGTGCTCGTCGCCGTCGCCTCGTTCCTCGCCCGCGTGGTCGGGCTGGAGGCGATCGTGCTGTTCGGGGTCGTGACGGGCGTGCGCTTCGACGGCCACTCCCCCGCATCGGTGCGCGGGCTGGTCGCGGTGCTGCGCATCGCCGGCCTGCTCGCGCTGTCGGGGCTCGCCTGGATCGGCGTCGCCGCGCTCCCGTCGGGCACGGGCGCGACCCTCACCCTCGCCACCGAGGTGCTCACGGTCGTCACGCTCTCGGGCGCGACCTCGGCCGCGGCGCTGCTGGTGCCCCTGCCGCACTCGGCCGGACGCGCCGTGATGGACCGATCGCCCCTCGCCTGGGGGCTGCTCGCGCTCGTGACCGGGGTGCTCGTGGCCCTGCTCCTGTCGATGCGCTACGCC